The following are from one region of the Epinephelus fuscoguttatus linkage group LG11, E.fuscoguttatus.final_Chr_v1 genome:
- the zc3h14 gene encoding zinc finger CCCH domain-containing protein 14 — translation MEIGTEISKKIRAAIKGKLQELGAYIDEELPDYIMVMVANKKTSQQMADDLSLFLGNNTSKFTAWLQGVLEKLRSVAVEPASLSRHQLQSDGGTVAGRSRSSVSEDSRAEELKVLTVSSSRSDRTEARVSSSAYESRRSSLEKNNSRLTSTVKPLMEPLPLEAVIDIKPEMDDDLIAEDPVEIGTNHGRTRGAASRPTAEIYRPGQSKFTSVSSVDTCRPSDGSSHSRQQDSRSSRTSRPGSNKPEELSRKRKAPVASSVVRVNRAEDEDSDEVEEEDAAYGGRGLSSRVSLPSKPERKPTLPPAKQANRNLILKAISEAQDSITKTTAYPTIPQRQTVPVAPRTRIASNEEMTAAIQLVQEHLHSLAPRVQAYTATELPPTRAPAPVRSLASRLQLELAESNDSGEHSDYGAEVAAGSEAKPFDTRSFIMSRPQLEEATARIQQRPPVKGEVQSALPRTVQASKERGDSASPKFIVTLDGVPSPLGNLDCEMELDDVRPPTKVTEAAILTNREPKVSILQRLQGVVPSSEDDVMDFEMADEDAVPVKKQKVLERCKFWPVCKIGDECLYHHPTTQCKTFPTCKFGDKCLFVHPNCKYDARCTKPDCPFTHVSRRSTAAPPPRPAMQPVQTQNVCRFFPECKKMDCPFYHPKPCRFAGQCKRAGCTFYHPTTTVPPRHALKWTKTQSS, via the exons GCTACAGGGTGTCCTCGAGAAGTTGAGATCAGTTGCAGTCG AGCCTGCATCCCTCAGCAGACATCAGCTCCAGTCTGACGGCGGCACTGTGGCTGGGAGGAGCCGGTCATCTGTAAGTGaggacagcagagcagaggagctgAAGGTGCTGACAGTGTCCAGCTCACGCTCTGATAGGACTGAAGCACGCGTGTCCAGTTCAGCGTATGAGAGCAG GAGAAGCAGCTTGGAGAAGAATAACTCCCGACTCACCTCCACCGTGAAGCCCCTCATGGAGCCCCTCCCCTTAGAGGCCGTTATTGACATCAAACCAGAGATGGATGATGACCTCATCGCTGAGGATCCTGTAGAAATAGGCACCAACCACGGTCGAACACGCGGCGCAGCCAGTAGACCCACAGCTGAAATCTACAGACCGGGTCAGAGCAAATTCACATCAGTAAGCTCCGTGGACACATGTCGACCATCAGATGGCTCTTCGCACTCCCGCCAGCAGGACAGCAGAAGCAGCAGGACCTCCAGACCTGGATCCAACAAG CCGGAGGAGTTGTCACGGAAGCGTAAGGCGCCGGTAGCGAGCTCAGTGGTGCGAGTGAACCGAGCAGAGGATGAGGACAGCGACGAAGTGGAAGAGGAGGATGCGGCTTATGGAGGCAGAGGCCTGTCCAGTAGAGTGTCCCTACCCTCCAAACCAGAGCGCAA GCCGACTCTCCCTCCAGCCAAGCAAGCCAACAGGAATCTGATACTGAAGGCCATCTCTGAGGCTCAGGACTCAATCACCAAAACTACAGCCTACCCCACAA taCCACAGAGGCAGACTGTCCCCGTTGCACCTCGCACTCGCATCGCCAGCAATGAAGAGATGACTGCAGCCATCCAGCTGGTCCAGGAACACCTCCACAGCCTGGCCCCCAGGGTTCAGGCCTACACCGCCACAGAGCTACCTCCCACCAGAGCACCTG CTCCAGTGAGATCCTTAGCTTCACGCCTCCAGCTGGAACTAGCAGAGAGCAATGACAGCGGAGAGCACAGTGACTATG GTGCTGAAGTCGCTGCAGGCAGTGAGGCAAAGCCATTCGACACCCGCTCCTTCATCATGAGTCGACCGCAGCTGGAAGAAGCTACGGCCAGAATCCAGCAGCGTCCTCCGGTCAAAGGGGAAGTCCAGTCTGCTTTACCACGCACTGTCCAGGCcag TAAGGAGAGGGGCGACTCTGCCAGCCCCAAGTTCATAGTGACGTTAGACGGGGTGCCGAGCCCGCTGGGGAATCTTGACTGTGAGATGGAGCTGGACGACGTGAGGCCGCCCACAAAGGTCACTGAGGCGGCCATCCTCACCAACAGGGAGCCCAAAGTCAGCATCCTTCAAAGACTGCAGGGAGTTGTCCCATCATCAGAAG ATGATGTGATGGACTTTGAGATGGCAGACGAGGATGCCGTCCCTGTAAAGAAACAGAAGGTGCTGGAGCGCTGCAAGTTCTGGCCCGTCTGTAAAATTGGAGATGAGTGTTTGTACCATCACCCTACAACACAGTGCAA GACTTTTCCCACTTGCAAGTTTGGGGATAAATGCCTTTTCGTGCATCCTAATTGTAAATACGATGCCAGATGCACCAAGCCAGACTGTCCCTTCACTCACGTCAGCCGGAGAAGCACAGCTGCTCCTCCACCCCGGCCAG CAAtgcagccagtgcaaacccaaAACGTGTGCCGCTTCTTCCCAGAGTGCAAGAAGATGGACTGTCCATTCTATCATCCCAag CCATGTCGCTTCGCTGGACAGTGTAAACGAGCCGGATGTACCTTCTACCACCCAACCACGACGGTGCCTCCGAGACACGCCCTGAAGTGgacaaaaacacagagcag CTAA